Part of the Acidobacteriota bacterium genome is shown below.
GGTGCTGTGGGGCGGCGAGTTCGGGCGCACGCCCGGGGCGGAAGCGGGGGCCCGCAACGGCCGCGACCACAACCCCCACGGCTACACCATGTTCATGGCCGGGGGTGGCGTGAAGGGCGGCCACAGCCACGGCCGCACCGACGACTACGGCTACTACGCCATCGAGAACAAGGTCCACATCCACGACCTGCACGCGACCATCCTGCACCTGCTCGGCCTCGACCACGAGCGCCTGACCTACCGGAGCCAGGGACGCGACTTCCGGCTCACCGACGTGGCCGGCGTCGTCGTGGAGGACATCCTGGCCTGATGGCGCGGACGCGCGTGTTCGGCCCCGTCCGGCCGAGCGGTGCTGGCGGCGGGCGCAATAGCGCTACGGCTCGCCCTCGAAGAAGGGCGGCCAATTCCCCCTGAAATGCCATAATTGCTCTCATTGTGGCGATAGAGAGGGAATTTTTACGGCCGCCTTCGGGACACTTCTTCCTGTTCGGCCCGCGCGGAACCGGCAAGAGCACCTGGCTGCAGGCCACGTTCCCGAACGCCGCCCGGATCGATCTGCTCGCGCCGGCCCAGCAGCGGCTGTACGCGGCGCGGCCGGAGCGGCTGCGGGAGCTGGCCGCGGCGCCCGGCGTGGCCGACCTCGTGATCGACGAGGTGCAGCGGGTTCCCGAGCTGCTGACCGTCGTTCACCAGTTGACGGAGGAGTCCGGCCGCCCGCGTTTCGTGCTCACCGGATCGAGCGCGCGCAAGCTCAAGCGCAGCGGAGTCGATCTGCTCGCCGGTCGCGCGGTCGTGCGATCGATGCATCCGTTCATGGCCGCGCTCGGCCCGCGCTTCGACTTGGCGGCGGCCCTCGACCAGGGGTTGTTGCCCTTGATCTGGGACGCCGGCGATCCTGCGGATACGCTGAGCGCCTACGCGGGGCTCTACGTCCAGCAGGAGGTCCAGACGGAGGGGCTGGTGCGCGACCTGGGCGCGTTCCACCGGTTCCTCGAAGCCATCAGCTTCTCGCACTCGGCCGTGCTCAACACCAGCGACGTGGCGCGAGAGTGCGCGGTGCGGCGCAAGACGGTGGAGGGGTTCATCGAGATCGTCGAGGACCTGCTGCTGGCGTTCCGGCTCCCGGTCTTCACCCGCCGCGCGCGCCGGCAGGTCACCGCGCACCCGAAGTTCTACTTCGCCGACGCCGGCGTGTTTCGCTCCCTGCGGCCGGCGGGACCGTTGGACCGGCCGCAGGAGGCCAGTGGCGCGGCGCTGGAGGGGCTGGTCGCGCAGCACCTGCGGGCGTGGATCGACTATTCGGGAGCCGCCGCCACGCTCGCGTTCTGGCGCACGCGGGCCGGCAGCGAGGTCGACTTCGTGCTCTACGGCCGCGACGTCTTCTGGGCTCTCGAGGTCAAGCACGCTGCGCGCATCCGGCCGGCGGATCTCAGGTCTCTGAAGAGCTTCGCCCGCGACTATCCGGAAGCGCAGCCCCGGCTGGCCTACCTCGGCGACGAACGCCTGCGGATCGACGGCATCCTGTGCGTGCCGGTGACCGAGCTGCTGCACGGCATCGTTCCGGGGAAGCCGCTGCCCTGATGGCGGCAGCCGGCGGCGTGGTATCGTCGGGCGAATCCGATGCTGGCGCCGGCCGCGCCGGGCCAATACAGGCGGAGGCGACGCCCATGAGATGTAATCCGGGACTCTTCCGCGGCTCGTTCCGATGGCGGGCGATCGCGCCGCCGGCGGCCCTGGCCTTCCTGCTCGCCGCGCTCCCCCTGGCCGCGCAGCCGGCGAGCGAGGCCGCACCGGCGCCGGCCGACCGCCCGAACATCCTGTTCCTGTTCGCGGACGATCAGCGCGCGGACACGATCGGCGCCTCGGGCAACGAGTGGATCGACACTCCGAACCTCGACCGACTGGCCGCCGAGGGCCTGAGCTTCGAGCGCAACTACGTGTTCGGCTCCAACAGCGGCGCGGTGTGCGTGCCGAGCCGGGCGATGGTGCTGACCGGCAGGAGCTGGATGCGCTCGCCGAACGACATGCGGGGCGTCCCGACCCTGCCGCGCGAGCTGGAGGCGGTGGGCTACCGCACCTTCATCACCGGGAAGTGGCACAACGGCGAAGAGGCGCTGCTGCGCAGCTTCGATCATGGCACGGCGGTGTACCTGGGCGGCATGGCCGATCACACGCAGGTGGAGGTGCAGGACATCGAAGACGGCAGGCTGGTCCGCCGGCGCGTCGGGCGGGAGTTCTCGAGCGAGCTGTTCGCCGACGCGGTGATCGCGTTTCTGGACGAGCAGGCGCGTCTGGAGGAACAGGCACCGCTGCGGGAGCAGGCGCGCGCCGCCGGGCAGTCCGGGTCGCAGCCGGAGCAGCCGTTCTTCGCCTACGTGCCGTTCATGGCGCCCCACGATCCGCGTCAGCCGCCGCCCGAGTACCGCGAGCGCTACTACCGCCGCAACCTGCCGCTGCCGGCCAACTTCATGCCGCAGCACCCGTTCGACCACGGCGCCCTGATCCTGCGCGACGAGAACCTGGGCGCCTGGCCGCGCACGCCGGAGATCATCCGCGATCAGTTGGCCGAGTACTACGGCCTCATCACCCACCTGGACGAGCAGGTGGGGCGGATTCTCCAGGCACTGGAGGAGAACGGTCAGGCCGACAACACCGTGGTCGTCTACGCCGCCGACCACGGGCTGGCGATGGGCAGCCACGGGTTGCTCGGCAAGCAGAACCTGTACGAGCACTCGATGCGTTGCCCGCTGATCATCCGCGGGCCGGGCATCCCACAAGGCTCGACGGATGCCTTCACCTACCTCTACGACCTGTTCCCGACCCTGCTCGGACTGGCTTCCGCACAGACGCCGCCCGGCATCGACGGCCGGGACCTGGGGGCACTGTGGTCGGGCGAGGGCGAGACGGCCTGGCGCCAGAGCCTGTTCCTGCCGTACCGGGACCTGATGCGCTCGGTGCGCGACGAGCGGTACAAGCTGATCGTCTATCCCAAGGTGAACCACCGGCAGTTGTTCGACCTCGCCGACGATCCCGACGAGCTGCGCAACCTCGCGGCCGACCCCGCGCACGGGCAGACCCTGGCCCGCATGGAAGCGTTGCTCGAAGGCTGGAGAGCCGCGCTGGCCGATCCCGTGCCGCTCGAAGCCTCCGACCCGTTGCCGCTCCGGCGCGATCTCACCGGGCAGGCGCGCGAGCCGGACCGCTGGCAGCCACGGTGGATCGTGGACAAGTACTTCGATCCACCGGCCTCGACCGATCCCAGGTAGCACGGTCGTGGACATCGCCCTCGCTCAGCGTGCCCGAAGCGCGCGTTCATCGGGGCCGGTCAATTCGTTCCTTTCCAAAACTTGACCAGCTCAGCAGCGAGCCTTTCAGCTCCCTTCTTTGTCAGGACAAACTTAACGATTATCGACACTCTCAAATTCGCCCGAGCTGGCTGCTTGTTCGCCTGAGCCTGCTCAAACCAGTTTCCGTTGCTGTAAGTTTGATGGGGAAATCCCTATCCATGGGATACGACGGTGTCAAGATGTCGGCATCACAGACCCTTGTTCGACGCGAGTGCGATCTTTGGAACACGGGGGTGGCGGCGGAGGCGCTCATGCTTCGATACTGAGTCTCCCCCGTTGTTCCGAACGGGACTCTCGAATGACGATGTTGACGTCGCGTCCCAGTGCCGTCAGCAGGCGCAGCAGGCGCTCCATGGAGTACTCCCGAAAACTGCCCCGCAGCAGGCGTGACACATCGGGTTGCGACAGCCCGAGTAGCTTCGCGGCTTCGACCTGCTTGAGGCCGCGCCGGCGAATGATCTCGTCGATGCGGGTGACGAGTTGCGCCTTGAGCAGGTGCGCTTCGGCGTCCGGGAGCTCCAGGTCTGCGAAGACGTTGCCGCCACCGCGTTCGATCTCGTCCTTGTCGGCAGTCATCGATCTACCCTCCACCATAATTCTCGTCGTGGTGTTGCTGCGCGGCTTCGAGCCTGCGTCTGACCAGGTCGATCTCCTGCTTCGGCGTTGCGATTCCCCGCTTGGCCTTCTTTTGGAAGACGTGCAGGACGTAGACAGCGAACTTGAATCGGACCGTGTACACCACACGGAAAGTGTCACCATCATGGCGCGAGGAGATCTCCTGGCTGCGCAGGTCAAGGCTCGAGAACTCATCCCGGCCGCGCCGGCCTCGGTCAGAGACTTCTCATCGGCAC
Proteins encoded:
- a CDS encoding XRE family transcriptional regulator; this translates as MTADKDEIERGGGNVFADLELPDAEAHLLKAQLVTRIDEIIRRRGLKQVEAAKLLGLSQPDVSRLLRGSFREYSMERLLRLLTALGRDVNIVIRESRSEQRGRLSIEA
- a CDS encoding type II toxin-antitoxin system RelE/ParE family toxin — translated: MRSQEISSRHDGDTFRVVYTVRFKFAVYVLHVFQKKAKRGIATPKQEIDLVRRRLEAAQQHHDENYGGG
- a CDS encoding ATP-binding protein, whose protein sequence is MAIEREFLRPPSGHFFLFGPRGTGKSTWLQATFPNAARIDLLAPAQQRLYAARPERLRELAAAPGVADLVIDEVQRVPELLTVVHQLTEESGRPRFVLTGSSARKLKRSGVDLLAGRAVVRSMHPFMAALGPRFDLAAALDQGLLPLIWDAGDPADTLSAYAGLYVQQEVQTEGLVRDLGAFHRFLEAISFSHSAVLNTSDVARECAVRRKTVEGFIEIVEDLLLAFRLPVFTRRARRQVTAHPKFYFADAGVFRSLRPAGPLDRPQEASGAALEGLVAQHLRAWIDYSGAAATLAFWRTRAGSEVDFVLYGRDVFWALEVKHAARIRPADLRSLKSFARDYPEAQPRLAYLGDERLRIDGILCVPVTELLHGIVPGKPLP
- a CDS encoding sulfatase-like hydrolase/transferase, yielding MRCNPGLFRGSFRWRAIAPPAALAFLLAALPLAAQPASEAAPAPADRPNILFLFADDQRADTIGASGNEWIDTPNLDRLAAEGLSFERNYVFGSNSGAVCVPSRAMVLTGRSWMRSPNDMRGVPTLPRELEAVGYRTFITGKWHNGEEALLRSFDHGTAVYLGGMADHTQVEVQDIEDGRLVRRRVGREFSSELFADAVIAFLDEQARLEEQAPLREQARAAGQSGSQPEQPFFAYVPFMAPHDPRQPPPEYRERYYRRNLPLPANFMPQHPFDHGALILRDENLGAWPRTPEIIRDQLAEYYGLITHLDEQVGRILQALEENGQADNTVVVYAADHGLAMGSHGLLGKQNLYEHSMRCPLIIRGPGIPQGSTDAFTYLYDLFPTLLGLASAQTPPGIDGRDLGALWSGEGETAWRQSLFLPYRDLMRSVRDERYKLIVYPKVNHRQLFDLADDPDELRNLAADPAHGQTLARMEALLEGWRAALADPVPLEASDPLPLRRDLTGQAREPDRWQPRWIVDKYFDPPASTDPR